A single genomic interval of Metasolibacillus fluoroglycofenilyticus harbors:
- the dnaI gene encoding primosomal protein DnaI gives MEPIKESLKRVVNVPSFQERYEAMRKSILQHEKIQQFMKQNEEQINEQMIEHSLLKLNEYISQSTDCCKCGTTAQCTNYLQGFIPKLLITNGRIDITYERCEQKIIEDERREIASMVSSMHMPKEVLQATFEDITIAGNRSRLDIAQQIMAFIQEYRETGELPHKGLYLYGEFGVGKSFILGATANELAKVKVKSVIVYVPEFLRELKAAMADHTLESKVDFVKKAPVLMLDDLGAEAISQWARDEILGTILHYRMSEQLPTFISSNFNYEELEHHLARSQRGEIEEVKARRIMERIKATTMSMKVEGENLRR, from the coding sequence ATAGAACCGATTAAGGAATCATTAAAGCGTGTTGTCAACGTCCCATCTTTTCAAGAGCGCTATGAGGCGATGCGCAAGTCAATTTTGCAGCATGAGAAAATCCAGCAATTTATGAAGCAAAATGAAGAGCAAATCAATGAGCAAATGATTGAGCACAGCTTGCTAAAGCTTAATGAATATATTAGCCAATCAACGGATTGCTGTAAATGTGGTACGACAGCGCAATGTACTAACTATTTACAGGGATTTATTCCAAAGCTGCTAATAACGAATGGACGCATCGATATTACGTATGAGCGCTGTGAGCAAAAAATTATTGAGGATGAGCGTCGAGAAATTGCCTCAATGGTATCGTCCATGCATATGCCAAAAGAGGTGTTACAGGCGACATTCGAAGATATTACAATCGCTGGCAACAGGTCGCGCCTTGATATTGCTCAGCAAATTATGGCGTTTATTCAGGAATATCGAGAAACGGGCGAGCTGCCGCATAAAGGTTTATATTTATACGGAGAATTCGGCGTTGGCAAATCGTTTATTTTAGGTGCAACTGCCAATGAGTTAGCGAAGGTCAAAGTGAAGTCAGTTATCGTCTATGTACCAGAATTTTTGCGTGAGCTTAAGGCAGCAATGGCTGACCATACACTAGAAAGCAAGGTCGATTTTGTCAAAAAAGCACCTGTTTTAATGCTGGATGATTTAGGGGCGGAGGCAATTTCACAATGGGCACGCGATGAAATTTTAGGGACGATTTTGCATTATCGCATGAGCGAGCAGCTACCGACGTTTATTTCCTCGAATTTTAATTATGAGGAATTGGAGCATCATTTAGCTCGTTCCCAGCGCGGAGAAATTGAGGAAGTAAAGGCTCGCCGCATAATGGAGCGCATTAAAGCGACAACAATGTCCATGAAAGTAGAAGGAGAAAATTTACGCCGTTAG
- a CDS encoding DnaD domain protein produces MTFMNQLHPYDICEVQCPHEFNDVNQKILLACYQPIIGVEAIALYLKLSVEASNEHLTFHHHYLLDSLDFSIKRLFQARITLEAIGLLQTFCKVEDDQAHYIYRLNRPLNAKSFFADPILSISLMRKIDKKAFEHLRDTLVPKEQKLYGYTEVTRGFNDVFLNVTEKELQNIEQLYSEQRSQISTSGYTFDYNSFDFKLFFDGISQALIPHRLFTIEIKQTIAKVAFLYKFSPLDMQSIVMQSLTDEQTLTAATIEKKAADHYQLSDHHQNDYRLLKRYEITDKQKPQEEKNSREEHIHYLNKTSPIEVYEDLHGVSPTDVTVRLFNDFLNRGISYGVINTLIQYIAMSDGRLDYNVNLMQSIIDTWVRSGAKNAEDAMRISKQEHDKRSGKVVPTIQKTTHLTSAEVPDAMKDYELSTPYEFLKILTKGKEPFKNQLKTAESLMTVYGIAQGVTNVIVEHVWKQANGKLPEKFVESVAAEMQQQNIQTAEQAKRFLAQRGKAVYQIGQDSLGEFAASPQALIYDRTTPYEFLKQLYHGKEPVRFIVELAEQLVLTQKMPIGVVNYLMEYAMRETNGKLTKNYIQAIASNWMAHQLKCAADAIHLVEQEQQPVTKYKVTMDTPLAFKAKQQDLTSWLPRYDETIPYEFLKALKNGEEPLPYVVEMAENYVLSGMTVGVVNAMFEYVITQVGRINKKYVDALAANAQMQNIMLAKDALGYFQQQNHKVVTATITQDNLMQFYPTNYVFEVAEEKYEKQTPYEFIKQLNNGQEPFPYTVKAAENLITLYGMVPAVVNFLLEYVLAKTDGALPEKYINSVADSWRRQQIQTVEQARSYVKGAEQKALASKGKKVEVVPEWFNKPKEELVKEAPAEVVDIDAEYNKLLQQFRNYDGKVKSDRTD; encoded by the coding sequence ATGACCTTTATGAATCAATTACATCCGTATGATATTTGTGAAGTTCAATGCCCTCACGAATTTAATGACGTGAATCAAAAGATTTTGCTTGCTTGTTATCAGCCGATTATCGGTGTCGAGGCGATTGCTTTATATTTAAAATTATCCGTGGAAGCATCGAATGAGCATCTAACTTTTCATCATCACTACTTGCTTGATAGCTTAGATTTTTCGATTAAACGCCTATTTCAAGCAAGGATTACGCTAGAAGCGATTGGTTTACTTCAAACCTTTTGTAAAGTAGAAGATGACCAAGCGCACTATATTTATCGTTTAAACAGGCCGTTAAATGCAAAATCCTTTTTTGCTGACCCTATTTTGTCCATCTCCCTAATGAGGAAAATAGACAAAAAAGCATTTGAGCATTTGCGTGATACTCTTGTGCCAAAGGAGCAAAAGTTATACGGCTATACAGAGGTAACGCGCGGCTTTAATGATGTATTTTTAAATGTGACAGAAAAAGAGTTGCAAAATATTGAGCAGCTATATTCAGAGCAAAGGAGCCAAATATCGACAAGTGGCTACACTTTTGACTATAACTCGTTTGATTTTAAATTATTTTTCGATGGCATTAGTCAAGCCCTTATTCCGCATCGGCTGTTTACGATCGAAATTAAGCAAACAATTGCTAAGGTAGCATTCCTTTATAAGTTTTCACCTTTAGACATGCAAAGCATCGTTATGCAATCTTTAACGGATGAACAAACTTTAACGGCAGCCACAATTGAAAAAAAGGCAGCAGACCATTATCAGCTAAGTGACCATCATCAAAATGATTATAGGCTGCTAAAGCGTTATGAAATTACGGACAAACAGAAGCCTCAAGAGGAAAAGAATAGCAGGGAGGAGCATATTCATTATTTGAATAAGACATCCCCTATTGAAGTTTACGAGGACTTGCACGGTGTTTCACCTACAGATGTAACGGTTCGCCTTTTTAATGATTTTTTAAATAGAGGTATTTCCTATGGTGTGATTAATACATTAATTCAATATATCGCAATGTCCGATGGTCGATTAGATTATAATGTTAATTTAATGCAAAGCATTATCGACACTTGGGTGAGAAGTGGGGCAAAAAATGCCGAGGATGCGATGCGAATTTCAAAGCAGGAGCACGATAAGCGTAGCGGGAAAGTTGTGCCGACAATCCAAAAAACAACGCATCTTACTTCTGCCGAAGTTCCGGATGCGATGAAGGATTATGAACTTTCAACACCATATGAATTTTTGAAAATATTAACAAAGGGCAAGGAACCATTTAAAAATCAGCTGAAAACGGCCGAAAGTTTAATGACCGTTTATGGTATTGCACAAGGTGTAACGAATGTAATTGTAGAGCATGTATGGAAGCAGGCAAATGGCAAGTTGCCTGAAAAATTTGTCGAATCAGTTGCTGCTGAAATGCAGCAGCAAAATATTCAAACGGCGGAGCAGGCAAAGCGATTTTTAGCGCAGCGCGGGAAAGCTGTCTATCAAATTGGGCAAGATTCGCTAGGCGAATTTGCAGCCTCTCCACAGGCACTTATCTATGACCGTACAACGCCATATGAATTTTTAAAGCAGCTTTATCATGGCAAGGAGCCTGTTCGCTTTATTGTGGAATTGGCTGAGCAGCTTGTATTAACGCAAAAAATGCCGATTGGTGTCGTGAATTATTTAATGGAATATGCGATGCGTGAGACGAATGGTAAGCTGACGAAAAACTATATTCAAGCGATTGCGAGTAATTGGATGGCGCATCAATTAAAATGTGCTGCAGATGCGATTCACTTAGTTGAGCAAGAGCAACAACCAGTAACGAAATATAAAGTAACGATGGATACACCACTTGCCTTTAAAGCAAAGCAGCAAGATTTAACGAGCTGGCTGCCACGCTATGATGAAACGATACCGTATGAGTTTTTAAAGGCATTGAAAAACGGTGAGGAGCCGCTCCCCTATGTCGTTGAAATGGCAGAGAATTATGTTTTGTCTGGCATGACGGTAGGTGTGGTGAATGCGATGTTTGAATATGTTATTACGCAAGTAGGACGCATTAATAAAAAATATGTAGATGCACTTGCGGCGAACGCACAGATGCAAAATATTATGCTAGCGAAAGATGCTCTCGGCTATTTCCAACAGCAAAACCATAAAGTAGTCACAGCAACAATTACACAGGATAATTTAATGCAATTTTATCCAACCAATTATGTTTTTGAGGTGGCAGAAGAAAAATATGAAAAACAGACGCCGTACGAGTTTATTAAGCAGCTAAACAACGGACAGGAGCCATTTCCATATACCGTCAAAGCGGCGGAAAATTTAATTACATTGTATGGTATGGTACCTGCTGTTGTAAACTTCTTATTGGAATATGTATTGGCTAAAACAGATGGTGCATTACCAGAGAAATATATTAACAGTGTGGCGGATTCATGGCGCAGACAGCAAATCCAAACAGTTGAGCAAGCACGAAGCTATGTGAAGGGTGCTGAACAAAAGGCACTAGCAAGCAAAGGAAAGAAAGTCGAGGTTGTTCCTGAATGGTTTAACAAACCAAAGGAGGAGCTTGTCAAGGAAGCACCAGCAGAGGTAGTAGATATAGATGCAGAATACAACAAACTATTGCAGCAATTTCGCAATTATGATGGGAAGGTGAAGAGCGATAGAACCGATTAA
- the nrdR gene encoding transcriptional regulator NrdR, which translates to MRCPACQYKDTRVVDSRPVDDNKEIRRRRECEKCSFRFTTFEKMEETPLVVVKKEGAREEFNREKVLRGLIRACEKRPVSVEELEELVIAIEKDLRRLGPSEVRSEDVGEMVMDRLMKLDEVAYVRFASVYRRFCDIDAFIQELKQLQNNQEK; encoded by the coding sequence ATGAGATGTCCAGCTTGTCAATATAAAGATACACGTGTTGTTGATTCAAGACCTGTAGATGATAATAAAGAAATAAGAAGAAGACGTGAATGTGAAAAGTGCTCGTTTCGTTTTACAACGTTTGAAAAAATGGAGGAAACACCACTCGTTGTCGTGAAAAAAGAAGGGGCACGTGAGGAGTTTAACCGTGAAAAAGTTTTGCGTGGCTTAATACGAGCATGTGAAAAGCGCCCTGTATCAGTGGAAGAACTAGAGGAGCTTGTCATTGCAATTGAAAAAGATTTGCGTCGCCTAGGTCCATCAGAAGTTCGTTCTGAGGATGTAGGAGAAATGGTTATGGACCGTTTAATGAAGCTTGATGAAGTCGCATATGTGCGTTTTGCGTCTGTTTATCGCAGATTCTGCGATATTGATGCATTTATTCAAGAATTAAAGCAACTGCAAAATAACCAAGAAAAGTGA
- the speD gene encoding adenosylmethionine decarboxylase yields the protein MRTMGRHVIAELWDCDLEKLNNVQFIEQTFVDAALRSGAEVREVTFHKFAPHGVSGVVIISESHLTIHSFPEHGYASIDVYTCGDLDPTVAANYIAEALGAKMREAVVVPRGMGPVVVGT from the coding sequence ATGAGAACGATGGGGCGTCATGTTATTGCTGAACTTTGGGATTGCGATTTAGAGAAGTTAAACAATGTTCAATTTATTGAACAAACTTTTGTCGATGCTGCTTTACGATCAGGAGCAGAAGTCCGTGAAGTAACTTTTCATAAATTTGCACCACATGGAGTAAGCGGAGTAGTAATTATTTCTGAATCACATTTGACGATACACAGTTTTCCAGAGCATGGCTATGCTAGCATTGATGTGTATACGTGCGGTGATTTAGATCCAACAGTAGCAGCAAATTACATTGCGGAAGCACTAGGCGCAAAAATGCGTGAAGCAGTCGTCGTGCCGCGAGGTATGGGACCTGTTGTTGTTGGTACATGA
- a CDS encoding glyceraldehyde-3-phosphate dehydrogenase: protein MSVSIAINGFGRIGRMVFRQAIVQEELNLVAINASYPAETLAHLIKYDTNHGPFEGTVETAEDALIVNGKRVAIVSERDPKLLPWKAMGVDIVIEATGKFNDRDKAAMHLEAGAKKVILTAPGKNEDITVVLGVNDELLDIEKHDVISNASCTTNCLAPVAKVLNDTFGIENGLMTTVHAYTNDQNNLDNPHKDLRRARNCGSSIIPTSTGAAKALALVLPELKGKLHGMALRVPTPNVSLVDLVVDLQKDVTVEEVNAAFKAAAEGSMQGILNISMEPLVSSDYNTTTYSSTVDGLTTMVMGDRKVKVLAWYDNEWGYSARVVDLTKKVANALATVNA from the coding sequence ATGTCAGTTTCTATCGCAATTAACGGATTTGGTCGTATCGGACGCATGGTATTCCGTCAAGCTATCGTGCAAGAGGAGTTAAATTTAGTTGCTATTAATGCTAGCTATCCAGCCGAAACATTAGCTCATTTAATTAAGTATGACACAAATCATGGTCCATTCGAAGGTACTGTTGAAACAGCGGAAGACGCATTAATTGTTAATGGCAAACGTGTCGCAATTGTTTCAGAGCGTGATCCGAAATTATTACCTTGGAAAGCAATGGGGGTAGATATCGTCATTGAAGCGACAGGTAAATTTAATGACCGCGATAAAGCGGCTATGCATTTAGAAGCAGGTGCGAAAAAAGTAATTTTAACAGCGCCAGGTAAAAATGAGGACATTACAGTTGTATTAGGTGTGAATGACGAATTATTAGACATTGAAAAGCACGATGTAATTTCAAATGCTTCTTGTACAACAAACTGTCTAGCACCAGTAGCAAAAGTATTAAATGATACGTTTGGCATTGAAAATGGTTTAATGACGACAGTGCATGCCTATACAAATGATCAAAATAACTTAGACAATCCACATAAGGATTTACGTCGCGCACGTAATTGTGGTTCTTCAATTATCCCAACATCTACAGGGGCTGCGAAGGCACTAGCGCTTGTATTACCTGAATTAAAGGGGAAATTACACGGCATGGCTTTACGTGTACCAACACCGAACGTATCTTTAGTAGACTTAGTTGTGGATTTACAAAAAGACGTAACTGTCGAAGAGGTAAATGCGGCATTTAAAGCTGCAGCAGAGGGCTCTATGCAAGGTATTTTAAATATTTCAATGGAGCCGTTAGTATCGTCTGATTACAATACAACAACATATTCGTCAACGGTAGATGGTTTAACGACGATGGTAATGGGTGACCGCAAAGTGAAAGTGCTTGCTTGGTACGATAACGAGTGGGGTTACTCAGCGCGCGTCGTAGATTTAACAAAAAAAGTTGCCAATGCATTAGCGACTGTCAACGCATAA